A DNA window from Pyrus communis chromosome 3, drPyrComm1.1, whole genome shotgun sequence contains the following coding sequences:
- the LOC137729182 gene encoding homeobox protein HOX1A-like produces the protein MADATQLDIPPERDSSHATKCQEEGTSGQMHEIGSESHCSEPTKQNIGCAIVHNELREICNAGGQSQSLSENVTENSHLEQLGQPSEDVSKSSQSGAENVFTTQISHSSSGYKQDESLQTITAVSPCTVKGQLRSFSENVSKNSLIDQMEMPFEDLGVNSPTNKTSCSEQRPLEQESYCAFGTSSGELAEEKHPSASDRVQNDQVSICGSNEQLQSSSENVNMTSLNEQAGLPPEDLSKTCQTGKVSCSNQITLQVTNEFACGSVYSESETQKDQLDSLPAHNNEVTTTEAAPSSIFFEQSRPCIEAVTQDPPTGHLELPVEGASKSPSNDKKMEPLPEDVTQNFSLEKTETPSKDGPKDKQKPKSRKKKYMSKSSLGSDRVLRSKTGEKPRHPKLSNSATLESSNSVANVSNVEHKRRKKRKQRQRNRVIDDEYSRVRKHLRYLLNRISYEKSLIDAYSGEGWKGSSLEKLKPEKELQRATFEILRRKLKIRDLFQRLDSLCSEGMFPESLFDSEGQIDSEDIFCAKCGSKDVSLQNDIILCDGACDRGFHQFCLEPPLLSEDIPPDDEGWLCPGCDCKVDCFDLLNDSQGTNLSVTDSWEKVFPEAAAAASGHNQDHTHGLPSDDSDDNDYDPDGPETDDEVQGEESSSDESEYASASDGLETPKNNDEQYLGLPSDDSEDDDYNPDAPEVIEDDKKESSSSDFTSDSEDLGAALDDNNMSAEDVEGPKSTSLDESGPLRGSSKQSSRRGQKTQPLKDELLSLLESGPGQGGAAPVSGKRHIERLDYKKLHDETYGNVPTDSSDDEEWNDFAAPRKRKKGTGQAPTVSPNGDSSNINNGVITNDIKHDLDENENTPKRTPHGNKNTPKRARRKSKVEDTINLSNKSRNGSTQSASTSEKGGSSRSTYRKLGEAVTQRLSKSFKENHYPDRSMKESLAQELGIMAKQVSKWFENARHCLKVSVDKSAAGNGTPLPQTNGKQLEQDGTTFGAQNKELPRTDDPMTGSCSGEVKDSELVTPKSSKRKAITPNNRKRERQSDDLDPENETPETNRKGTRLMTRRRKSIA, from the exons ATGGCTGATGCCACACAACTGGATATTCCTCCAGAACGTGATAGCAGTCATGCAACAAAATGCCAAGAAGAAGGTACATCAGGACAGATGCATGAAATTGGTTCTGAAAGTCATTGTAGTgaaccaacaaaacaaaacattggCTGCGCCATTGTTCATAATGAGCTACGGGAAATCTGCAATGCCGGTGGGCAGTCACAGTCATTATCTGAAAATGTGACTGAGAATTCTCATCTTGAACAGTTGGGACAGCCTTCTGAAGATGTGAGCAAGAGTAGTCAAAGCGGAGCTGAAAATGTTTTTACAACACAGATATCTCATTCCAGTTCGGGATACAAACAAGATGAATCGTTACAAACCATAACTGCAGTGTCTCCCTGTACCGTGAAGGGCCAACTGCGATCATTTTCTGAAAATGTGAGCAAGAATTCTCTTATTGATCAAATGGAAATGCCTTTTGAAGATCTGGGTGTGAACAGCCCGACCAATAAAACTTCGTGCTCTGAACAAAGGCCGTTGGAACAGGAAAGTTATTGTGCTTTTGGAACTTCATCTGGTGAACTAGCTGAAGAAAAGCATCCTTCTGCTTCAGATCGTGTACAAAATGATCAAGTATCCATTTGTGGTAGCAATGAACAATTGCAGTCATCTAGTGAAAATGTGAACATGACTTCTCTTAACGAACAAGCAGGATTGCCTCCTGAAGATCTGTCAAAGACTTGTCAGACTGGCAAAGTTTCATGCTCTAACCAGATTACATTACAGGTGACCAATGAATTTGCGTGTGGAAGTGTATATAGCGAATCAGAAACACAAAAAGATCAGCTTGACTCTCTACCTGCTCATAATAATGAAGTTACAACTACTGAAGCAGCACCCAGCtctattttttttgaacaatcgaGGCCCTGTATTGAAGCTGTGACCCAGGATCCCCCTACTGGACATTTGGAACTACCCGTTGAAGGCGCAAGCAAGAGTCCTTCTAATGATAAAAAAATGGAACCACTTCCAGAGGATGTGACCCAAAATTTTAGTCTTGAAAAGACAGAAACGCCATCTAAGGATGGACCCAAGGATaagcaaaaaccaaaatcaagaaagaagaaataTATGTCAAAATCTTCCCTTGGCAGTGACAGAGTTCTCCGCTCGAAGACAGGGGAGAAGCCTAGACATCCTAAATTAAGTAATAGTGCAACTCTTGAATCAAGTAACAGTGTTGCAAATGTAAGTAATGTTGAAcataaaagaaggaagaagagaaagcagAGACAACGGAATAGAGTCATAGATGATGAATATTCAAGAGTCAGGAAACATCTGAGATATTTGCTGAACCGGATAAGCTATGAGAAATCTCTGATTGATGCTTACTCCGGTGAAGGTTGGAAAGGATCCAG CCTAGAAAAACTGAAGCCAGAGAAGGAGCTTCAAAGAGCGACTTTTGAGATACTTCGACGCAAGTTGAAGATAAGAGATCTATTTCAACGTCTTGATTCGCTATGTTCTGAAGGAATGTTTCCAGAATCTTTATTTGATTCCGAAGGACAGATTGACAGTGAGGAT ATATTCTGTGCAAAATGCGGATCCAAAGACGTTTCTCTTCAGAATGATATTATACTCTGTGATGGTGCTTGTGACCGTGGGTTCCACCAGTTCTGTTTAGAACCACCACTATTAAGTGAAGACA TTCCACCTGACGACGAGGGTTGGCTATGCCCTGGATGTGACTGCAAAGTTGACTGCTTTGATTTGCTTAATGACTCTCAAGGAACAAATCTTTCTGTCACTGACAGCTGGGAG AAGGTATTTCCCGAAGCGGCTGCCGCAGCATCAGGACATaatcaggatcacacccatggACTTCCATCAGATGATTCTGATGATAATGATTATGACCCTGATGGTCCAGAAACAGATGATGAAGTTCAGGGAGAAGAATCAAGCTCTGATGAATCTGAATATGCATCTGCGTCTGATGGACTTGAGACTCCAAAAAATAATGACGAGCAGTACTTAGGACTTCCTTCTGATGATTCAGAAGATGATGACTATAATCCTGATGCACCTGAAGTCATTGAGGATGATAagaaggaaagttcaagttctGATTTTACATCTGACTCTGAGGATCTAGGAGCTGCTCTTGATGACAATAATATGTCTGCTGAAGATGTTGAAGGTCCCAAGTCAACGTCATTGGACGAAAGTGGGCCTCTTAGAGGCTCCAGCAAACAAAGTTCTAGACGTGGGCAAAAGACACAACCTTTAAAAGATGAGTTATTATCTTTATTAGAGTCGGGTCCTGGCCAAGGTGGTGCAGCTCCTGTTTCTGGGAAAAGGCACATAGAAAGGTTGGACTACAAAAAGCTGCATGAT GAGACGTATGGAAATGTTCCTACTGATTCAAGTGATGATGAAGAGTGGAATGATTTTGCTGCACCGAGGAAAAGGAAGAAAGGTACTGGACAAGCTCCTACGGTGTCACCAAATGGAGACTCGTCAAACATTAACAATGGAGTGATCACAAATGATATAAAACATGATCTAGATGAGAATGAGAATACTCCTAAAAGGACTCCTCACGGAAATAAAAATACTCCTAAGAGAGCTCGTCGAAAGTCAAAGGTTGAAGATACAATTAATTTGTCGAACAAATCACGTAACGGCTCTACTCAGTCCGCTTCTACTAGTGAGAAAGGTGGATCGTCAAGATCAACATATCGAAAACTTGGGGAAGCTGTAACTCAG CGACTATCCAAATCGTTCAAGGAAAACCACTATCCAGACCGATCTATGAAGGAAAGTCTGGCCCAAGAACTAGGAATAATGGCTAAGCAG GTAAGCAAATGGTTTGAAAACGCTCGCCACTGTTTGAAAGTGAGTGTGGATAAGAGTGCTGCAGGAAATGGCACGCCCTTGCCTCAAACAAATGGAAAACAACTTGAACAAGATGGTACAACTTTTGGAGCTCAAAACAAGGAGTTACCCAGGACAGATGATCCTATGACAGGTTCCTGCAGCGGGGAAGTGAAAGATAGTGAATTGGTGACTCCGAAAAGCAGTAAACGAAAGGCTATTACTCCAAACAATAGAAAGAGGGAGCGTCAATCAGATGATCTTGATCCAGAAAACGAGACACCTGAAACTAATAGAAAAGGTACCCGACTTATGACTAGACGAAGGAAATCGATTGCTTGA
- the LOC137729048 gene encoding uncharacterized protein, producing the protein MQKLLRISSSGPILCTSAKAAPLSSLPFASDLLSKALSVSPNKPPTMHAAATAAFPGGGGGSALASTIHYKPTSSTPSSRSNCGLCRCSVSVGGRTSSRAWLVLKDSGLGSRPAWLHTSSDGSFSVSAVEGCKILEEGFEGLGSGAGENPEKVSGDEKPNRLSRRQRGSVDGGLLAGSPDLLAIPGVGPRNLRKLMQKGIGGVAELKQLYKDKFFGKSSEKMVEFLRSSVGIIHKNHAESITTYIKESVDEESKEEGSNSELKLKQKKRLTFCVEGNISVGKSTFLQRIANETLELRDLVEVVPEPINKWQDVGPDHFNILDAFYAHPERYAYTFQNYVFVTRLMQERESSGGMKPLRLMERSVFSDRMVFVRAVHEAKWMNEMEISIYDSWFDPVVSSLPGLVPDGFIYLRASPDTCHQRMKLRKRAEEDQVSLEYLRGLHEKHESWLFPFESGNHGVLSISKPALQIDSSLPSDIRDRVFYLQGDHMHSSIQKVPALVLDCEPNIDFNKDIDAKRQYARQVAEFFEFVKKTQEVPSAKSSAEAKKTSQQQILLPRNGELWVPDKHFPGSALKSLDFRRAMSFMSG; encoded by the exons ATGCAGAAACTGCTTCGTATAAGCTCATCAGGCCCCATTCTCTGCACTTCGGCTAAGGCCGCccctctttcttctctcccctTTGCTTCTGACCTTCTATCGAAAGCTCTCAGCGTCTCACCCAATAAACCTCCAACAATGCACGCTGCTGCAACTGCAGCTTTTcccggcggcggcggcggctcGGCCCTCGCCTCGACCATTCACTACAAACCCACTTCCAGTACTCCCTCCTCTCGCTCAAACTGCGGCCTCTGCCGCTGCTCTGTCTCTGTCGGCGGCAGAACCTCATCCCGGGCTTGGCTTGTCCTCAAAGACTCCGGCTTGGGCTCTCGCCCGGCGTGGCTACACACGAGCTCTGATGGGTCATTTTCTGTTTCCGCCGTGGAGGGTTGCAAGATTTTAGAGGAGGGTTTTGAGGGTTTGGGCAGTGGCGCTGGTGAAAACCCTGAAAAGGTTTCGGGGGATGAGAAGCCGAATAGGTTGAGTCGGCGACAGAGGGGATCTGTAGACGGTGGTTTGTTGGCCGGAAGCCCGGACTTGTTGGCGATTCCTGGTGTGGGGCCGAGGAACTTGAGGAAGCTGATGCAAAAGGGTATTGGGGGAGTTGCCGAGCTCAAGCAACTGTACAAAGATAAG TTTTTCGGAAAATCTAGTGAGAAGATGGTTGAGTTTTTACGAAGTTCAGTAGGAATCATCCACAAAAACCATGCTGAGAGTATCACTACTTATATTAAAGAGAGTGTCGATGAAGAATCGAAGGAGGAGGGCTCAAACTCAGAACTGAAGCTAAAGCAGAAGAAACGACTTACTTTCTGCGTTGAAGGAAACATCAGTGTTGGAAAGTCAACATTTCTTCAGAGAATAGCAAATGAAACACTTGAGTTAAGAGATCTTGTTGAGGTGGTTCCAGAACCTATTAATAAGTGGCAAGATGTTGGCCCTGACCATTTTAATATATTGGATGCTTTCTATGCTCATCCAGAGAGATATGCCTATACCTTCCAGAATTATGTTTTTGTTACAAGGTTAATGCAGGAGAGAGAATCCTCTGGTGGTATGAAGCCCCTCCGGTTGATGGAAAGGAGTGTTTTTAGTGACAGGATG GTTTTCGTTCGAGCGGTTCATGAAGCGAAATGGATGAATGAGATGGAGATCAGTATCTATGACTCCTGGTTTGACCCAGTTGTATCATCCTTGCCCGGGCTTGTCCCTGATGGTTTCATATATCTGAGAGCAAGTCCTGATACTTGTCACCAGAGAATGAAGCTACGCAAGAGAGCAGAGGAAGATCAAGTCAGCCTAGAGTATCTCCGCGGcttacatgaaaaacatgaaagCTGGCTTTTCCCATTCGAGAGTGGCAATCATGGTGTATTGTCCATTAGTAAGCCTGCCTTACAAATAGACAGCTCATTACCTTCTGATATCAGGGACCGTGTGTTCTATTTGCAGGGTGATCATATGCATTCCAGCATTCAGAAG GTTCCTGCTTTGGTTCTTGACTGTGAGCCAAACATTGATTTTAACAAAGACATTGACGCAAAGAGGCA GTATGCTCGACAAGTAGCGGAGTTTTTTGAGTTTGTGAAGAAAACACAAGAAGTTCCATCTGCAAAAAGTTCTGCAGAAGCCAAGAAGACTAGCCAACAACAAATTCTGCTGCCACGAAATGGAGAATTATGGGTTCCTGATAAGCATTTTCCTGGGTCGGCCCTCAAATCTTTGGATTTTAGACGAGCCATGTCTTTCATGTCGGGCTAG